The Pseudarthrobacter sp. NS4 genome includes a window with the following:
- a CDS encoding P-loop ATPase, Sll1717 family yields MKSIFFGYPERPHSQAESMRTTARLLMEQGYAETATWEALSVGGTVVIDEVLNAIDEADMCVFDITSMNPNVLFETGYAISRGKQVWLTIDSSIQAAFPLWKEFSLLGPLGFTPYRNSNELVSEFLRDDPLETLVPIYDSLIEPSLPDTSLPRRSILYCTTFEPFEASNRLDNFIDERKQKGLNVLVSDPKESSLNPINWYAPILLRSAGVLISFSGAQRNKAEIHNKRHSLVAGLAAGFEIPILLVAENDYLAPFDYEYRLHTYDSSDECVGIARKWLNSLEFERISWKNARSGVSNRLKQIRFGEHVAENESDSLGDYFIETAAYGDVVLARNAIFIGHRGTGKTANALQAFVAVKENKNNLAVLIKPPGFEFSAIMHLVSKLPRVQHEYFFDALWRFVVQTEISSAVLKSIEDRLSGVPRTQAESEFVNYVDGTPFNIRSDISVRIDQALDALLLTLGDTTTLETNRDHINEAFHSNALAELRHNLGPVLKDRTRVAVFVDNLDKGWEKGADFNVMARFILGLLVAEGRLAQDFARHDSWRDKIKLTVAIFLRSDIYTYLAIEAREPDKLPISTVVWRDRQTLLSVIEERFLASRYSRGDSEELWTQYFCGTVSGIGVKEYLGKVVLPRPRDIVYFCNAAVGRAIDRRHERVEEDDFLAAEETYSRYAYEALLVENGVTIPEMEEALFGFLGCRHILSVGEAKRAILNAGVADSRVDALLRKLVSMSFLGIETRQGEFTYPEAGIDLKRSMKLASILEPSTESQRVAVHPAFFNFLAVERNATEGI; encoded by the coding sequence ATGAAATCGATCTTCTTTGGATATCCAGAACGGCCCCACTCACAGGCAGAGTCCATGCGGACTACCGCCCGCCTGCTGATGGAACAAGGGTATGCAGAAACTGCGACCTGGGAGGCCCTAAGTGTAGGGGGCACCGTCGTCATTGACGAGGTGCTCAATGCCATCGACGAAGCGGACATGTGTGTTTTTGACATCACTAGCATGAACCCGAATGTCCTCTTCGAAACGGGCTATGCCATCAGTCGCGGCAAGCAGGTCTGGCTGACGATCGACAGCTCCATACAAGCAGCATTCCCATTGTGGAAAGAATTTTCGCTCCTCGGTCCCTTAGGCTTCACCCCCTACCGAAACAGTAATGAGTTGGTTAGCGAATTTCTAAGGGATGATCCGCTAGAAACATTGGTGCCGATTTACGACTCGCTTATTGAACCCAGCCTTCCCGATACATCACTGCCTCGTCGTTCGATTTTGTACTGCACTACTTTCGAACCATTCGAGGCTTCAAATCGGCTCGATAATTTCATTGATGAAAGAAAGCAAAAAGGGCTGAATGTACTTGTTTCTGACCCCAAAGAGTCCAGCCTAAACCCAATCAACTGGTATGCGCCGATTTTGCTTCGCTCCGCCGGCGTGCTGATCAGCTTCTCCGGAGCGCAACGGAACAAAGCCGAAATCCACAATAAGCGCCACTCATTAGTGGCGGGTCTGGCGGCAGGCTTCGAGATACCCATCCTATTGGTCGCAGAGAATGACTACCTAGCTCCATTTGATTACGAGTATCGGCTTCACACTTACGATTCAAGCGATGAGTGCGTCGGTATCGCACGTAAATGGCTCAACAGCCTAGAGTTCGAACGCATATCATGGAAGAATGCACGTAGTGGCGTTTCAAACCGGCTAAAGCAAATCCGCTTTGGCGAACATGTAGCAGAAAATGAAAGCGACAGCCTCGGAGATTACTTCATCGAGACCGCAGCATATGGAGACGTCGTCCTCGCCCGTAATGCGATATTTATCGGGCACCGCGGGACGGGCAAAACAGCAAATGCCCTGCAGGCCTTTGTCGCGGTTAAGGAAAACAAGAACAACCTTGCAGTTCTAATCAAGCCGCCTGGGTTCGAATTTTCAGCAATTATGCATCTGGTAAGCAAACTACCAAGAGTCCAACACGAATATTTCTTCGACGCATTGTGGCGGTTTGTCGTGCAGACGGAGATAAGCAGCGCGGTCCTGAAGAGTATCGAGGACAGGCTATCAGGCGTGCCTCGGACCCAAGCGGAATCAGAGTTTGTTAATTATGTAGACGGCACCCCCTTCAACATACGATCCGACATCTCGGTCCGCATTGATCAGGCTCTAGATGCCCTCCTCCTCACTCTCGGGGACACGACGACACTCGAAACGAACCGCGACCACATAAACGAAGCATTTCATTCAAATGCTCTTGCCGAGCTGCGTCATAATCTTGGGCCCGTACTCAAAGATCGTACGCGAGTTGCTGTGTTTGTCGATAATTTGGACAAAGGATGGGAAAAGGGTGCTGATTTCAATGTGATGGCACGCTTCATATTGGGGCTCCTGGTCGCAGAGGGGCGACTGGCTCAAGACTTCGCTCGGCACGATTCTTGGCGGGATAAGATCAAATTGACTGTAGCTATCTTCCTCCGCAGTGATATATACACTTACTTGGCAATCGAAGCGCGAGAACCCGACAAGCTCCCTATTTCAACTGTCGTATGGAGAGACAGGCAGACGTTACTTTCGGTGATTGAAGAACGTTTCTTGGCGAGCCGTTATAGTCGCGGCGACTCCGAGGAGCTATGGACTCAGTATTTCTGCGGGACGGTCAGCGGCATCGGCGTCAAGGAATACCTCGGGAAGGTTGTCTTGCCTCGTCCGCGAGACATCGTCTACTTCTGCAATGCTGCTGTGGGAAGAGCCATAGACAGACGCCATGAGAGGGTTGAAGAAGATGATTTCCTGGCAGCGGAGGAGACATATTCGCGATACGCGTACGAAGCCCTTTTGGTTGAGAACGGAGTAACGATTCCAGAAATGGAAGAAGCTCTTTTCGGTTTTCTCGGCTGCAGGCACATTCTCAGCGTAGGTGAAGCAAAACGAGCTATCCTTAACGCTGGCGTCGCCGACTCCCGCGTTGACGCACTACTAAGAAAACTTGTATCCATGTCGTTCCTTGGGATTGAAACGCGACAAGGCGAATTCACGTATCCCGAAGCGGGAATCGACCTAAAAAGAAGTATGAAACTGGCTAGTATTTTGGAGCCCTCAACTGAATCCCAGAGAGTCGCTGTTCATCCAGCCTTCTTCAACTTCCTTGCTGTGGAACGGAACGCTACTGAAGGAATTTAG
- the nrdF gene encoding class 1b ribonucleoside-diphosphate reductase subunit beta, with the protein MTEKVKLLSHVEAINWNRIQDDKDVDVWNRLVNNFWLPEKVPLSNDVQSWNTLTPAEQQLTMRVFTGLTLLDTIQGTVGAVSLIPDALTPHEEAVYTNIAFMESVHAKSYSSIFSTLASTKEIDEAFRWSTENANLQKKAQIVMDYYQGDDPLKRKVASTLLESFLFYSGFYLPMYWSSRAKLTNTADLIRLIIRDEAVHGYYIGYKFQKGLEGLSEEREQEIKDYTFELLFELYENEVQYTHDLYDSVGLAEDVKKFLHYNANKALMNLGYEAMFPASVTDVNPAILSALSPNADENHDFFSGSGSSYVIGKAVNTEDEDWDF; encoded by the coding sequence ATGACCGAGAAGGTCAAGCTGCTTAGCCACGTCGAGGCAATCAACTGGAACCGTATCCAGGACGATAAGGACGTGGACGTCTGGAACCGCCTGGTCAACAATTTCTGGCTGCCGGAGAAGGTGCCGCTGTCCAACGACGTTCAGTCGTGGAACACGTTGACGCCGGCTGAGCAGCAGCTCACCATGCGTGTGTTCACCGGTCTGACGCTGCTGGATACGATCCAGGGCACCGTCGGGGCAGTTTCCCTGATTCCGGATGCCCTGACTCCGCATGAAGAAGCCGTGTATACGAACATCGCCTTCATGGAGTCTGTGCACGCCAAGAGCTATTCCTCTATCTTCTCCACGCTGGCCTCCACCAAGGAGATCGACGAGGCGTTCCGCTGGTCCACGGAGAACGCGAACCTTCAGAAGAAGGCGCAGATCGTCATGGACTACTACCAGGGCGACGATCCTCTGAAGCGCAAGGTGGCCTCCACGCTTCTGGAGAGCTTCCTGTTCTACTCGGGCTTCTACCTGCCCATGTACTGGTCCTCGCGCGCCAAGCTGACCAACACTGCTGACCTGATTCGCCTGATCATCCGTGACGAAGCCGTGCACGGCTACTACATCGGCTACAAGTTCCAGAAGGGCCTCGAAGGCCTGTCCGAGGAGCGCGAGCAGGAGATCAAGGACTACACGTTCGAGCTGCTCTTCGAGCTGTATGAGAACGAGGTCCAGTACACGCACGATCTCTACGACTCCGTTGGCCTGGCCGAGGACGTAAAGAAGTTCCTGCACTACAACGCCAACAAGGCGCTGATGAACCTCGGCTACGAAGCCATGTTCCCGGCCTCGGTCACCGACGTAAATCCGGCCATCCTCTCGGCGCTGTCCCCGAACGCTGACGAGAACCACGACTTCTTCTCGGGGTCAGGTTCGAGTTACGTGATCGGCAAGGCCGTCAACACCGAGGATGAGGACTGGGACTTCTAG
- the nrdE gene encoding class 1b ribonucleoside-diphosphate reductase subunit alpha — protein MPAAYKGLGYHELNAMLNLYGPNGEIQFEADREAAHQYFLQHVNNNTVFFHDLEEKLEYLVKNEYYERETLDQYTMNFIRELFNRAYKKKFRFETFLGAFKFYTSYTLKTFDGKRFLERYEDRVCMVALHLARGNEQLALQMVDEIIEGRFQPATPTFLNAGKKQRGELVSCFLLRIEDNMESIGRSINSALQLSKRGGGVAFALTNIREVGAPIKQIENQSSGVIPVMKLLEDSFSYANQLGARQGAGAVYLHAHHPDIYRFLDTKRENADEKIRIKTLSLGVVIPDITFELAKKDEDMYLFSPYDVERVYGMPFSDVSVTEKYYEMVDDSRIKKTKIKAREFFQTLAEIQFESGYPYIMFEDTVNRANPIDGKIIMSNLCSEILQVSQPTTYNDDLSYADTGKDISCNLGSLNIAKTMDSPDFGLTIETAIRSLSAVSDMSNITSVPSIAKGNDQSHAIGLGQMNLHGYLARERVHYGSEEGLDFTNIYFYSVVYHAVRASNLLAIETGQTFGGFEKSKYASGEFFDKYTEQEWVPQTEKVAELFKNVHIPTQADWLALKASVMEHGIYNQNLQAVPPTGSISYINNSTSSIHPVASKIEIRKEGKLGRVYYPAPYLTNDNLEYYQDAYEIGYEKVIDTYAAATQHVDQGLSLTLFFKDTATTRDINKAQIYAWKKGIKTIYYIRLRQLALEGTEVEGCVSCML, from the coding sequence ATGCCGGCCGCCTACAAAGGCCTGGGCTATCACGAGCTGAACGCCATGCTGAACCTGTACGGCCCCAACGGCGAGATCCAGTTTGAGGCTGACCGCGAGGCTGCACACCAGTACTTCCTGCAACATGTGAACAACAACACCGTCTTCTTCCATGACCTGGAGGAGAAGCTCGAGTACCTGGTGAAGAACGAGTACTACGAGCGCGAGACGCTTGACCAGTACACGATGAACTTCATCCGCGAGCTGTTCAACCGTGCGTACAAGAAGAAGTTCCGGTTCGAAACGTTCCTGGGCGCGTTCAAGTTCTACACGTCCTACACGTTGAAGACCTTTGACGGCAAGCGCTTCCTGGAGCGCTACGAGGACCGCGTCTGCATGGTTGCCCTGCACCTGGCCCGCGGCAATGAGCAGCTCGCCCTGCAGATGGTGGACGAGATCATCGAGGGCCGCTTCCAGCCGGCCACGCCCACGTTCCTGAATGCCGGCAAGAAGCAGCGCGGCGAGCTGGTCTCCTGCTTCCTGCTGCGCATCGAAGACAACATGGAGTCGATCGGCCGGTCCATCAACTCTGCGCTTCAGCTGTCCAAGCGCGGTGGCGGCGTGGCCTTTGCGCTGACCAACATCCGCGAGGTGGGCGCGCCCATCAAGCAGATCGAGAACCAGTCCTCCGGCGTCATCCCCGTGATGAAGCTTCTCGAAGACAGCTTCTCCTACGCCAACCAGCTCGGTGCCCGCCAGGGTGCCGGTGCCGTGTACCTGCACGCGCATCACCCGGACATCTACCGCTTCCTGGACACCAAGCGCGAGAACGCGGACGAGAAGATTCGCATCAAGACCCTCTCGCTGGGCGTTGTCATCCCGGACATCACGTTCGAGCTGGCCAAGAAGGACGAGGACATGTACCTGTTCTCGCCGTACGACGTCGAGCGCGTCTACGGCATGCCGTTCTCCGACGTCTCGGTCACCGAGAAGTACTACGAGATGGTGGATGATTCCCGGATCAAGAAGACCAAGATCAAGGCCCGGGAGTTCTTCCAGACCCTCGCCGAGATCCAGTTCGAGTCCGGCTACCCGTACATCATGTTCGAGGACACCGTGAACCGGGCCAACCCGATCGACGGCAAGATCATCATGTCCAACCTGTGCTCGGAGATCCTCCAGGTCTCCCAGCCCACCACGTACAACGATGACCTGTCCTACGCCGACACCGGCAAGGACATCTCCTGCAACCTGGGCTCGCTGAACATCGCCAAGACCATGGACAGCCCGGACTTCGGCCTGACCATCGAGACGGCCATCCGGTCACTCTCGGCTGTCTCGGACATGTCCAACATCACCTCGGTGCCGTCCATCGCCAAGGGCAACGACCAGAGCCACGCGATCGGCCTGGGCCAGATGAACCTGCACGGTTACCTGGCGCGCGAGCGGGTGCACTACGGTTCTGAAGAGGGCCTGGACTTCACCAACATCTACTTCTACTCGGTGGTGTACCACGCTGTCCGCGCCTCCAACCTCCTGGCCATCGAGACCGGCCAGACCTTCGGCGGCTTCGAGAAGTCCAAGTACGCCTCCGGCGAGTTCTTCGACAAGTACACGGAGCAGGAATGGGTGCCGCAGACTGAGAAGGTTGCGGAGCTGTTCAAGAACGTGCACATCCCCACGCAGGCTGACTGGCTGGCGCTGAAGGCTTCGGTCATGGAGCACGGCATTTACAACCAGAACCTGCAGGCCGTTCCGCCCACCGGCTCGATCTCCTACATCAACAACTCCACCTCCTCGATCCACCCGGTGGCGTCCAAGATTGAGATCCGCAAGGAAGGCAAGCTGGGCCGCGTGTACTACCCGGCGCCGTACCTGACGAACGACAACCTGGAGTACTACCAGGACGCGTACGAGATCGGCTACGAGAAGGTCATTGACACCTACGCCGCTGCCACCCAGCACGTGGACCAGGGCCTGTCCCTGACGCTGTTCTTCAAGGACACCGCCACCACGCGCGACATCAACAAGGCCCAGATCTACGCCTGGAAGAAGGGCATCAAGACCATCTACTACATCCGTCTCCGCCAGCTCGCGCTGGAAGGGACTGAGGTAGAGGGTTGCGTTTCCTGCATGCTTTAA
- the nrdI gene encoding class Ib ribonucleoside-diphosphate reductase assembly flavoprotein NrdI: MTPMAAPTAQDSHVAQRVESSRPVPPVVTGSQLIYFSSASGNTSRFVSKLGRDVARIPLLAKDAPLLATRPFVLVVPTYGGTGGEGSVPKQVIRFLNNPQNRQLLRGVIGAGNTNFGDNYCMAGDIIAAKCGVPHLYRFELMGTPEDVARVNNGLDTFWTRLSQTQK; the protein is encoded by the coding sequence GTGACTCCCATGGCAGCACCAACAGCACAGGACTCCCACGTGGCTCAGCGCGTGGAATCCTCCCGGCCTGTCCCGCCGGTTGTCACCGGCAGCCAGCTCATCTACTTCTCCTCGGCATCCGGGAACACCAGCCGCTTTGTCTCGAAGCTTGGCCGTGACGTGGCCCGGATTCCGCTTTTAGCCAAGGATGCACCCCTTCTCGCCACCCGGCCGTTTGTGCTGGTGGTGCCCACGTACGGCGGCACCGGGGGAGAGGGCTCCGTCCCCAAGCAGGTCATCCGGTTCCTGAACAACCCGCAGAACAGGCAACTGCTCCGCGGGGTCATCGGTGCCGGCAACACTAACTTCGGGGACAACTACTGCATGGCGGGGGACATCATCGCCGCCAAGTGCGGAGTACCGCACCTCTACCGCTTCGAATTAATGGGCACGCCAGAAGACGTGGCCCGCGTAAACAATGGATTGGACACGTTTTGGACACGACTGTCGCAGACACAGAAGTAA
- the nrdH gene encoding glutaredoxin-like protein NrdH produces the protein MTVTVYTKPACVQCNATYRALDKKGITYQSVDISQDAEALERLKALGYMQAPVVVTDQDHWSGFRPDKIEELALSAVSSVA, from the coding sequence ATGACCGTAACGGTTTACACGAAACCTGCGTGTGTTCAGTGCAACGCCACCTACCGGGCGCTCGACAAAAAGGGCATCACCTACCAGAGCGTTGACATCTCCCAGGACGCCGAGGCCCTTGAGCGCCTGAAGGCATTGGGCTACATGCAGGCACCCGTTGTGGTCACGGACCAGGACCACTGGTCAGGCTTCCGCCCGGACAAGATCGAGGAACTGGCTCTCTCCGCTGTTTCCTCTGTGGCATAG
- a CDS encoding AfsR/SARP family transcriptional regulator: protein MDELFADADDPMGALRWTLAELRRKTGLVNAFRGNPVSLPPGMDVVADVANLPQAVQDGELPEGYFLEGIEVRGSPGFESWLLVERQRVDSEVLSALRQAALRALSGRDFPRAVELSRAMVERAPLEEGPHVLLVKALASSGDTAAALRQAAASEAMLTAELGTKPTPAIRAAVRPAIAGPIPGVSARASAETLCEAGLAALSAGAADAGIECLRGASAAAELSGDKELQSRCLTELGAALVHSIRGYDDEGSIILAAAVDLAAAAGAESVSAKALSELAYVDILAGRRTSAAGYLETARGLTTGDASLSAAIAGFEAMNLSDWGRLEPAADRFGDAVELSRKAGAARREAWNLGVGARSLFILGRADEAAEWARQSCEIARTERWAAFRPWPEGWLAHARLAAGERPAVVREEAEATFALARQLQDPCWEGLAAKTIGLTHLLEGNAETALEWMQNAGTLCGRVTDSYTWMQVEILLAEARAALDYGDVARADAVARQAVAGAARGSMNDLLDRALGLLASLPSTSG from the coding sequence GTGGATGAATTGTTTGCTGACGCCGACGATCCCATGGGGGCCCTCCGGTGGACCTTGGCAGAACTGCGGCGGAAAACGGGCCTGGTCAATGCGTTCAGGGGCAATCCGGTTTCGCTCCCGCCGGGTATGGACGTCGTGGCGGACGTGGCCAACCTCCCGCAAGCCGTACAGGATGGCGAACTTCCTGAAGGGTATTTCCTGGAAGGAATCGAGGTCAGGGGATCGCCGGGATTTGAGTCCTGGCTCCTGGTGGAGCGCCAGCGCGTCGACAGCGAGGTGCTTAGTGCGCTGAGGCAGGCAGCGCTGCGTGCACTTTCCGGCCGTGACTTCCCCCGGGCCGTGGAGCTCTCCCGTGCAATGGTGGAGAGGGCGCCACTGGAGGAGGGGCCGCATGTCCTGCTGGTCAAGGCACTGGCATCCTCCGGTGACACGGCTGCTGCCCTCCGGCAGGCAGCCGCGAGCGAGGCCATGCTCACAGCCGAACTTGGGACAAAGCCGACGCCGGCCATCCGCGCTGCGGTCCGGCCCGCCATTGCGGGACCAATACCGGGCGTCTCAGCCCGTGCTTCAGCCGAGACCTTGTGTGAGGCGGGGCTGGCGGCGCTGTCGGCCGGCGCGGCCGACGCCGGGATCGAATGCCTTCGGGGAGCGTCAGCTGCAGCCGAGCTGTCCGGCGACAAGGAACTGCAGAGCCGTTGCCTGACCGAGCTTGGCGCCGCGCTGGTCCACTCCATCCGTGGCTATGACGACGAAGGCTCCATCATCCTTGCCGCCGCTGTTGACCTGGCGGCAGCGGCAGGCGCGGAATCCGTCTCGGCCAAAGCGCTGTCAGAACTGGCTTACGTGGACATCCTGGCCGGCCGACGGACCAGCGCTGCGGGATACCTGGAGACTGCGCGTGGCCTGACCACCGGGGACGCCTCCCTTTCGGCCGCCATCGCCGGGTTTGAAGCCATGAACCTCAGTGATTGGGGCAGGCTTGAGCCTGCGGCGGACCGGTTCGGAGATGCCGTGGAGCTAAGCCGGAAAGCCGGAGCGGCGAGGCGTGAAGCATGGAACCTGGGAGTTGGCGCGCGAAGCCTCTTCATTCTGGGCCGCGCGGACGAGGCAGCGGAGTGGGCACGCCAGTCGTGTGAGATTGCGCGCACTGAGAGATGGGCAGCGTTCCGGCCCTGGCCGGAAGGGTGGCTGGCCCACGCCCGCCTTGCCGCCGGCGAGCGGCCTGCGGTGGTGAGGGAGGAGGCGGAGGCAACTTTCGCACTCGCGCGCCAGCTGCAGGACCCCTGTTGGGAAGGACTTGCGGCAAAGACCATCGGGCTCACGCATCTCCTGGAGGGCAATGCGGAAACTGCGCTGGAGTGGATGCAGAACGCAGGGACCCTCTGCGGACGCGTCACCGATTCCTACACGTGGATGCAGGTTGAGATTCTGCTCGCCGAAGCCCGTGCAGCATTGGACTATGGTGATGTGGCCCGTGCTGATGCAGTAGCGAGGCAGGCTGTGGCCGGGGCTGCCAGGGGAAGCATGAATGATCTGCTGGACCGCGCCTTGGGCCTGCTGGCGTCGCTGCCGTCAACGTCCGGATGA